One segment of Cydia amplana chromosome 16, ilCydAmpl1.1, whole genome shotgun sequence DNA contains the following:
- the LOC134655090 gene encoding uncharacterized protein LOC134655090 — MDLVPPFTVQAACSVQPLEDYDGPRAPLLRQVSLDEERRDDCQGHWRGSHLLGEEEEKGVRLFRALLLQHLRVEELRPPPCIVASARPDPRGWWMYWRDWRALERAIKRFRNTKAKGRLAERAEDIPLLCLDEVAFEDIMQELCQACAHVEQRALVVLAFLCEVCARAVRVGGWCRATDWAATHVAQYATPWAIRHGGWSNVVEKAGGCRREEGTLLAGAAVAALLAFLLFCRTRLRLSIL, encoded by the exons ATGGACCTGGTGCCCCCGTTTACTGTTCAAG CTGCCTGCAGCGTCCAACCTCTAGAAGACTACGACGGCCCCCGAGCCCCCCTACTCCGGCAAGTTTCCCTGGACGAGGAACGTCGTGACGACTGCCAGGGGCACTGGCGGGGCTCCCACCTCCTCGGCGAGGAAGAGGAGAAGGGGGTCAGGCTGTTTAGGGCGCTGCTGCTGCAGCACCTGAGGGTCGAGGAGCTGAGGCCCCCGCCGTGTATTGTGGCGAGTGCTAGACCTGATCCACG AGGCTGGTGGATGTATTGGAGGGATTGGCGAGCACTCGAGCGAGCGATCAAGAGGTTTAGGAACACGAAGGCCAAAGGTCGGCTGGCAGAGAGGGCTGAAGACATCCCCCTTCTGTGCCTCGACGAGGTGGCCTTTGAGGACATCATGCAGGAGCTTTGTCAG GCCTGCGCCCACGTGGAGCAACGTGCGCTGGTGGTGCTTGCGTTCCTGTGCGAGGTGTGCGCGCGCGCCGTGCGGGTGGGGGGCTGGTGCCGCGCCACCGACTGGGCCGCGACACACGTGGCGCAGTACGCCACGCCCTGGGCTATCAGGCATGGCGGATGG AGTAACGTGGTAGAAAAGGCCGGAGGATGTCGTCGTGAAGAGGGCACACTCCTCGCTGGTGCAGCGGTAGCAGCACTTCTAGCGTTCCTCCTCTTCTGCCGCACACGTCTGCGACTCTCCATCCTCTAA
- the LOC134655116 gene encoding uncharacterized protein LOC134655116 → MSSKRKDIEPCCRRLSIFACTCAVLSLFVHTYNVGKSDFDRDSLVSVLEDGLEKKIEAYLEGVHRMKRDAMLKPSQSQEDNTVAPHVEFFNPKMRGELEEKDAEQMRRTGAKGPAPGGDTWVWLTSYSRVPYKVVQGFCKATQDYCPPGVQGPKGPMGLPGPKGERGDPGAPGTAGHAGSRGPVGPPGPKGERGMPGSPGLDGRDGVPGEPGLDGMSGRNGADGAPGRDGRDGIPGKDGSPGKNGKDGKDGKPGAIGPQGLRGFKGDRGPIGPKGQRGDNGRDGAPGRPGISMYKQGDQNPEKELLIPPTFAQGHTRVIVREGETLRISCNPSGKPEPGVEWRKADGSAIIQGSWRDASVSGPQLSIPHVSRWHTGRYVCLANNGLLPSANQTTDVEVYFSPFIRVHNNIAYVFNKTAKIQCEVQAWPEPVLAWETDTGTIEGARYRTEVVPTREPWRWIMKLEIHGVKEYDLKQYSCVAKNEVKNQTADGIRGNIQLLYPNRNMTMPPQEHPLEFGDPPPPPTSLDDLCPVNQGHDCPTCPRCDRSKIFISPLNSTMTNRPRRNTNCQLYAIGKPVYHRFKDEMFGAWLRDSNSSEAQKEKLWTTQENDVERLREYWSKARFKNDQVDLPHKLQRPFFGNGHIVYSGSFFYQANDSGKPGDIMRYDLTQSRIKFVQLPQRGGRLYTSQHNQVDFSADDNGLWAIYSLEGSNNTAVAKLSFDPSKDDLNIDYIWNISLNHKQVGEMFIVCGVLYALDSATERESKVSVAIDLYQNKQLEVSLPFTNPFRKTTQLGYDHTHKELYSWDRGNQLTYPVRERDIGQ, encoded by the exons ATGTCTAGTAAACGTAAAGACATTGAGCCCTGTTGTCGAAGACTTTCGATCTTCGCTTGCACTTGTGCTGTTCTCTCGCTTTTCGTACATACGTATAATGTAGGAAAATCTGATTTTGATAGGGATAGTCTTGTGAGTGTCCTAGAAGATGGGTTGGAAAAGAAGATTGAAGCGTATTTGGAGGGCGTACACCGCATGAAGAGGGATGCCATGCTG AAACCATCGCAAAGCCAAGAAGATAACACAGTGGCGCCCCACGTGGAGTTCTTCAACCCCAAGATGCGAGGGGAGTTGGAAGAAAAAGATGCGGAGCAGATGAGGAGAACGGGAGCCAAGGGTCCAGCACCAGGAGGGGACACGTGGGTGTGGCTCACCAGCTACTCCCGGGTGCCA TACAAAGTCGTCCAAGGTTTCTGCAAAGCGACACAAGACTACTGCCCTCCTGGAGTCCAGGGCCCCAAAGGCCCCATGGGTCTGCCGGGGCCTAAAGGGGAGAGGGGCGATCCGGGAGCCCCGGGTACAGCGGGGCACGCGGGAAGCAGAGGTCCAGTGGGACCACCGGGGCCTAAAG GGGAAAGAGGAATGCCAGGCAGCCCAGGTTTAGATGGTCGGGACGGAGTGCCAGGTGAACCGGGGCTCGATGGTATGTCGGGGAGAAACGGCGCTGATGGAGCGCCGGGGAGGGATGGCAGGGACGGCATACCGGGCAAGGATGGGAGTCCAGGGAAAAACGGGAAGGACGGGAAAGACG GCAAACCTGGCGCTATCGGTCCCCAAGGTCTCCGCGGCTTCAAGGGCGACCGCGGGCCCATTGGGCCCAAGGGTCAGCGCGGGGACAACGGCCGCGACGGCGCCCCGGGGAGGCCGGGCATCTCCATGTACAAGCAGGGGGACCAGAACCCGGAGAAGGAGTTGTTGATACCGCCTACTTTTGCCC AGGGCCATACACGTGTAATCGTTCGGGAAGGTGAAACCCTCCGCATCAGCTGCAACCCGTCCGGCAAGCCAGAGCCTGGCGTCGAGTGGCGTAAAGCTGATGGATCTGCTATTATACAG GGTTCTTGGCGCGACGCGTCCGTGAGCGGCCCGCAGTTGAGCATACCGCACGTGTCCCGGTGGCACACGGGTCGCTACGTCTGCCTCGCCAACAACGGCTTACTACCATCTGCTAACCAGACTACTGACGTGGAAGTCTATT tCAGTCCTTTCATCCGTGTCCATAACAACATTGCCTACGTGTTCAATAAAACGGCAAAGATTCAGTGTGAG GTCCAAGCCTGGCCTGAACCCGTCCTTGCCTGGGAGACAGACACAGGCACCATCGAAGGCGCCCGCTACCGCACCGAAGTGGTCCCCACACGTGAACCCTGGCGATGGATCATGAAACTCGAGATACATGGAGTCAAGGAGTACGACCTGAAGCAGTACAGTTGCGTGGCCAAGAACGAAGTGAAGAATCAGACTGCTGATGGAATTAGAGGCAATATACAGCTGCTGT ACCCGAACCGCAACATGACGATGCCGCCACAGGAGCACCCCTTGGAGTTCGGGgaccccccgcccccgcccacGTCCCTGGACGACCTCTGCCCCGTCAACCAGGGCCACGACTGTCCCACGTGTCCGAGATGTGATCGCAGCAAGATCTTCATCTCGCCTCTTAATTCTACTATGACGAATAGGCCTAGGAGGAATACGA ATTGCCAACTCTATGCCATTGGGAAACCAGTCTACCACCGATTTAAAGACGAAATGTTTGGAGCCTGGCTTCGAGACTCAAATTCATCAGAAGCTCAG AAGGAGAAGCTATGGACGACGCAAGAGAACGACGTAGAACGTTTGAGAGAATACTGGAGTAAGGCGAGATTCAAGAACGACCAAGTTGACCTGCCACATAAACTTCAGAGACCTTTCTTC GGAAACGGTCACATCGTGTACAGCGGATCCTTCTTCTACCAAGCCAACGACTCTGGCAAGCCAGGTGACATCATGCGCTACGATCTGACGCAGAGCCGCATCAAGTTCGTGCAGCTGCCGCAGCGTGGTGGCCGTCTGTATACCTCGCAGCACAACCAG GTTGATTTCAGTGCAGATGATAATGGACTCTGGGCAATTTACTCTTTAGAAGGTTCTAACAATACTGCCGTTGCTAAG TTAAGTTTTGATCCCAGCAAGGACGATTTGAACATAGATTATATCTGGAACATCTCTTTGAATCATAAACAA GTAGGCGAAATGTTCATAGTGTGCGGCGTGCTGTATGCCCTCGACTCTGCCACGGAACGCGAGAGCAAAGTCAGTGTAGCCATAGACCTCTACCAAAACAAGCAGTTAGAAGTGTCTCTGCCGTTCACCAACCCATTCCGGAAGACCACACAACTGGGATATGATCATACACACAAG GAACTGTATTCTTGGGACCGCGGCAACCAGCTCACGTACCCAGTCAGAGAAAGAGATATAGGACAGTGA